The genomic region GCTGCAACCAAGTTGTGCCCTGAACCAATTCTCCCAGCCACGGTAGGACGCCTCCCAACAGCAAACACCAATTTCGCTGCTGTGCATTAGACTGACCCAGTTGCTTCGTATTGCGTAGCTGATAGAGCCGCAGCACCCCGTAGTGCTGAATTGCAAAGTGGTAGAGCGCCCAGGCATAGTCAATGACTGCCAGAACCAAGATTTTTTCCACCAGTGTCCAAGTCGGCCAAGGACTATAAAGCCAAGTGAAGACGGACAGAATTACCAAAACGGGTACACCCAAAAAGCGCAGGGGCTGAGCTTTGCGTACAGAAGAATAACTTGGGGAAGTGAAGGCCAGCAGGAGGGAACTGAAGCGGTGCGTGAGCCAGAACAGCAATGTGCAGAGCAGGAAGAAGGTTTCTAGTCCTTCTCCCCAATCTAGCAAGATGACCAATGGCAATAGCCACAACCCACAGAGCAGCCAGGTGAAGTCCCAAGTTAGGTTTCTCAGGAAACCAAAAGCAGCTGGCCGCTCCAACAATTTGATGTTGGTTTGGTAGGGAATCGCTCTAGCGAAACGATTCTTCAAAACATCAATCAAACAAGACTCTCACCAGTGCCCTGTGTTTTCCATACTCGACCAGGGTTCAGCTGGAGAAAGGGCCTCTCCCGCCTGGAGAAGTTCAATCGAAACGTTATCAGGAGAACGAACAAAGGCCATGCGCCCACAGCGAGGGGGCCGATTGATCAAGACACCTTTGTCCATTAATTCCTGGCACTTGTCATATATATTCTCAACCTGATAGGCCAGGTGCCCGAAATGGCGACTGTCATTGGGTAAGCCCTCGTCACCGTCCCAGTTGTAGGTCAGCTCAATCTGCGCCTCTTCCTGTCCAGCTGGAGCCATGAAAGCCAGGGTATAGCGCCCAGCCTCACTGTCACGTCGACGGACTTCTTCGAGACCTAGCAACTTATAGAAAGCAACAGATTCTTCGAGATCCTTCACTCGAAGCATGGTGTGCAAATATCGCATGGAAAATCTCCTGTTCAATTATGGACCAAATGAACTGGTCGTGTTGTCTCAGATAAGTTGATTAGTAACTGGTAATCGACGAATTCGTTTCTCTGTTGCAGCATAGATGGCGTTGCAGAGCGCAGGAGCAATCGGTGGCAATCCTGGTTCCCCAACTCCACCTGGAGCTTCATTATTTTCGATGATACTCACAAATACTTCGGGAGCCTCCGAGAGGCGAGCGACCCGATAATCATGGAAGTTGCTGTTAGCCACAGCCCCATCCTTCAAGGAAATCTGTTCGTAGAGAGCTGCAGAGAGCCCGAAGACCACTGCTCCTTCCAATTGCTGGCGGATGATGTTGGGGTTGACGTATCGTCCGCAGTCAATAGCACAATGGACTTTATGAACACGAACGGTGCCTGCGTCAACAGAAACTTCAACAACCTGGGCAACAATACTTTTAAAGGACTCATGAAGAGCGATGCCCCTGGCATGCCCCTCTGGCAGTTCAGCGCCCCAGCCTGCCTCCTTAGCAGCTCGCTCTAACACAGTTCGATGACGTGGCTGGTCCTTCAACAATGCCAAACGATATTCCAGTGGATCACGACCCGCAAGGTTTGCGGCTTCATCCAGTACACTTTCGACTGTAAAGGCATTATGAGAGTTGCCAACAGATCGCCAGAAGCCCACACGAATGCCGGGCTCAACCACCTCATAGTCCATTTCGTGCTCAGGGATTGCGTAAGGGAGCTGGGTTCCTTCCGTGGAAGTAACATCCCAATCGATCCATTTCAAAACACTACCCACTGCTCTAGTATCCACCAATTGCCAAGCAAATTCAGAGATAGCAGATGGCCCTGCCAGCTGATGGCTCCATGAACTAGGGAATCCATCTTCACTTAGTTGAACCTGCAAGCGACTCTTGTAGGCCGGCCGATAGAAATCATGCTGTGTATCCTCCTCTCTGGTCCAGATCAACTTGACCGGACGCCCCACCGCTTTGGAAGCCTGAACTGCTTGAATCGCAAAGTCCCAGCCACGCCGGCCAAAGCCTCCACCCAGATAGGTAGTGTGAACCGTCACTTGCTCTGGTTCCAATCCTGTGATTTCAGCTGCCTTGTCTCGGACCACTTCGGGAAATTGGGTCGGCACCCACACCTCACAGCGGTCTGGATGCACATCAGCCGTGCAGTTCATCGGTTCCATCGTAGCATGGGCGAGATAGGGCAGGAAGTACTCGACATCCAGAGTCTTCTCTCCTGAAATCTCAGCTTTGCCCAGATTATCCAGAGCCTCAGTCAACTGCTGCTCTAATTTCTGATCATCCAATCCCTGGCTCTTGCCTCCACTAAATTCAATGCGCA from SAR324 cluster bacterium harbors:
- a CDS encoding VOC family protein; translation: MRYLHTMLRVKDLEESVAFYKLLGLEEVRRRDSEAGRYTLAFMAPAGQEEAQIELTYNWDGDEGLPNDSRHFGHLAYQVENIYDKCQELMDKGVLINRPPRCGRMAFVRSPDNVSIELLQAGEALSPAEPWSSMENTGHW
- a CDS encoding xanthine dehydrogenase family protein molybdopterin-binding subunit, with protein sequence MSLTRRAFLHSSLLVTGGLLLGCTSNSPRILSSPKEAANKLGLWLRIGTDNRIGFVVPSVEMGQGVTTSMPTILAEELDVEPEQIDIVLASVHKAYRQQGMFTQGTGGSTSIVKWWEPLSKTGAAARSMLVQVAADRWQVPPTECQTQAGQVLHVDSGRRLSYGELAEAASKLEVPEDPPRKDPSKYRLVGQPLKRLDGLVKVTGQAQFGMDVKVPGMLYATVRQSPVFEGEVLRYDESSALSVKGVVKVVEILNGVAVVAEKFWQAKKGADALRIEFSGGKSQGLDDQKLEQQLTEALDNLGKAEISGEKTLDVEYFLPYLAHATMEPMNCTADVHPDRCEVWVPTQFPEVVRDKAAEITGLEPEQVTVHTTYLGGGFGRRGWDFAIQAVQASKAVGRPVKLIWTREEDTQHDFYRPAYKSRLQVQLSEDGFPSSWSHQLAGPSAISEFAWQLVDTRAVGSVLKWIDWDVTSTEGTQLPYAIPEHEMDYEVVEPGIRVGFWRSVGNSHNAFTVESVLDEAANLAGRDPLEYRLALLKDQPRHRTVLERAAKEAGWGAELPEGHARGIALHESFKSIVAQVVEVSVDAGTVRVHKVHCAIDCGRYVNPNIIRQQLEGAVVFGLSAALYEQISLKDGAVANSNFHDYRVARLSEAPEVFVSIIENNEAPGGVGEPGLPPIAPALCNAIYAATEKRIRRLPVTNQLI